A genomic segment from Schistosoma mansoni strain Puerto Rico chromosome 5, complete genome encodes:
- a CDS encoding putative protein phosphatase 2c gamma — protein sequence MGAYMSKPKTEKISDDGANQWLSYSSCSMQGWRMHQEDAHNCIPNFDASLGISFFAVYDGHGGSEVARYCAEYMPDFLMKLPYNKLNMKETLKQLFLDFDATLVTPETRAVLSKMSETDKADSSSEKESPDPAHYTAEIDDNDGEEDENYSELLALRAEANQPLEDVLEQYGGEDALPSSIKTILDTRRQQKVGECSRNISKSSKSSSEDNDSELDKTTDSSCTKVSNATDANAVETVERGDSSDTEESEPGIDSGTTACVAVLVPVNGVVRLYVANAGDSRAVLCRGGAAVDLSVDHKPEDEDEKARIVAAGGTVTRDGRVNGGLNLSRALGDHSYKQTPNIPLTDQMITPSPDVTEIDLIPSADEFLVIACDGVWNSMTSQEVVEFIQDRLHPPTINNNSSNKNTTNNHSNPAADVNENDNDRGEVDKLDSSDQLRKICHEIFDHCLAPNTDGDGTGCDNMTCIIVRFDNLPGWVEYYENNNNKGSVLIDSTTISTNNAKNTSTTTKLSPRKRPISHELSEDNNHVHDDETHIIVIDTNGNNSSPTTDDSQATTMKRPKLESHESENSTEATITNGTGSSVN from the exons ATGGGAGCTTATATGTCTAAACCGAAAACAGAGAAAATCTCTGATGATGGGGCGAATCAGTGGTTATCTTATAGCTCCTGCTCTATGCAGGGTTGGAGAATGCATCAGGAG GATGCTCACAACTGCATACCGAACTTCGATGCATCACTAGGTATTTCCTTCTTTGCAGTCTATGACGGCCATGGTGGATCAGAAGTGGCACGATATTGTGCAGAATACATGCCTGATTTTTTAATGAAACTTccttataataaattaaatatgaaGGAAACCTTAAAGCAGTTATTCCTTGATTTCGACGCTACATTAGTAACTCCTGAAACGAGAGCTGTTTTAAGTAAAATGTCAGAGACAGACAAAGCCGATAGTTCATCAGAGAAGGAGTCACCTGACCCAGCCCATTAT ACCGCTGaaattgatgataatgatggagAGGAAGATGAAAATTATTCTGAACTTTTGGCCCTGCGTGCTGAAGCAAACCAACCTTTGGAGGATGTTTTAGAACAATATGGAGGAGAGGATGCTTTACCTTCGAGTATTAAG ACTATCCTGGATACCCGACGTCAACAAAAAGTTGGTGAATGTAGTCGTAATATAAGTAAATCGTCAAAAAGTTCATCAGAAGATAATGATTCAGAGTTGGACAAAACAACAGATTCTTCGTGCACTAAAGTATCCAATGCTACTGATGCCAATGCTGTTGA GACTGTTGAACGAGGAGACTCAT CAGACACTGAAGAATCAGAACCTGGAATAGATAGTGGGACAACTGCATGCGTTGCTGTTCTTGTACCAGTCAATGGTGTTGTACGCTTGTATGTTGCTAATGCTGGCGATTCACGAGCTGTACTCTGTCGTGGTGGTGCTGCAGTCGATTTATCAGTTGATCATAAACCTGAGGATGAAGATGAAAAAGCTCGGATTGTTGCAGCTGGTGGAACTGTAACGCGTGATGGCCGAGTAAATGGTGGTCTTAATCTCAGTCGGGCTCTTGGTGATCATAGTTATAAG CAAACTCCAAATATTCCATTAACAGATCAAATGATCACACCATCCCCAGATGTTACTGAAATAGATTTAATTCCATCAGCGGATGAATTTTTAGTTATTGCATGTGATGGAGTATGGAATTCAATGACAAGTCAAGAGGTTGTAGAATTTATTCAGGATCGTTTACATCCTCCGACTATAAACAATAACAGTAGTAACAAAAACACTACAAACAATCATTCGAATCCCGCCGCTGATGTCaatgaaaatgataatgatCGTGGTGAGGTCGATAAATTGGATTCGTCTGATCAATTAAGAAAAATTTGTCATGAA ATTTTCGATCATTGTTTGGCGCCGAATACCGACGGTGACGGTACAGGTTGTGATAATATGACCTGTATTATAGTTCGTTTTGACAATCTTCCTGGTTGGGTTGAATATtacgaaaataataataataaaggtagtGTATTAATTGATTCAACTACCATATCAACGAACAACGCTAAAAACACATCGACGACAACTAAACTATCACCAAGGAAACGACCAATTTCTCATGAACTCTCCGAGGATAATAATCATGTTCATGATGATGAAACACATATTATTGTTATAGATACCAATGGAAACAATTCATCTCCTACCACTGATGATAGTCAGGCGACAACAATGAAACGTCCAAAATTGGAATCTCACGAATCGGAGAATTCCACAGAAGCAACAATTACAAATGGGACAGGTAGCAGCGTTAACTAG